From Cellulophaga lytica DSM 7489, a single genomic window includes:
- a CDS encoding DEAD/DEAH box helicase → MTKFEALGLDKSLLDAIVDLGFESPSEVQEKAIPILLNEDTDLVALAQTGTGKTAAFGFPLIQKIDSSSRTTQGLILSPTRELCLQITNELKAYSKYEKGLNVVAIYGGASITDQANQIRRGAQIVVATPGRIKDMISRGMVNISKLDYCVLDEADEMLNMGFYEDIKDILSNTPDEKFTWLFSATMPREVSTIAKKFMHNPQEITVGSKNAGATTVQHEYYVVGGRDRYPALKRLADTNPDIFSVVFCRTKRDTQRVAEKLIEDGYNAGALHGDLSQNQRDLVMNAFRKKQIQMLVATDVAARGIDVDDITHVINYQLPDEIETYTHRSGRTGRAGKSGVSMVIVTRSELRKIKALERKLQTEFLSKKIPTGMEICEIQLHHLANKIKDTEINDEVESYLPAINEILEGVDKEDLIKKIVSVEFTRFFDYYNKTRDLNGSDRGERGDREERGKNKAEIPTSGSVRYFINVGERDDYDWMTLKDFLRNTVGLGKEDVFKVDVKESFSFFNTDAEHSEKVLSTFTEFKVDGRFVNVEISNNPGGGGGRGRGGRGRGDRGRSSSSRGGRDNRSGGDRGRSRNRDNRGSRDSGGSYGNKRSKRRY, encoded by the coding sequence ATGACAAAATTTGAAGCATTAGGGCTAGACAAGTCCCTACTTGATGCTATTGTAGATCTTGGGTTTGAATCACCTTCAGAAGTACAAGAAAAAGCAATTCCAATCCTTTTAAATGAAGACACAGACCTAGTTGCATTAGCGCAAACAGGTACTGGTAAAACTGCAGCTTTTGGTTTTCCGTTAATTCAGAAAATTGATTCTAGCAGCAGAACTACTCAAGGATTAATACTTTCACCAACACGTGAACTTTGTTTACAAATTACAAACGAGCTTAAAGCGTATTCTAAATACGAAAAAGGACTTAACGTAGTTGCAATTTACGGTGGTGCTAGTATTACAGACCAAGCAAACCAAATTAGAAGAGGAGCACAAATAGTTGTTGCTACTCCTGGTAGAATAAAAGATATGATTAGCCGTGGTATGGTTAACATTTCTAAATTAGATTACTGCGTATTGGATGAAGCAGATGAAATGTTAAATATGGGCTTCTATGAAGACATTAAAGACATTTTATCTAACACTCCAGATGAAAAATTTACTTGGTTATTCTCTGCAACTATGCCAAGAGAAGTATCTACCATTGCTAAAAAATTCATGCACAACCCACAAGAAATTACTGTGGGATCTAAAAACGCTGGTGCAACTACAGTACAACATGAGTATTATGTTGTTGGTGGTAGAGATAGATACCCTGCATTAAAAAGATTAGCAGATACTAACCCTGATATTTTCTCTGTTGTTTTTTGTAGAACAAAAAGAGATACACAAAGGGTTGCCGAAAAATTAATTGAAGACGGTTACAATGCTGGTGCTTTACACGGAGATTTAAGTCAAAACCAAAGAGATTTGGTAATGAACGCCTTCCGTAAAAAACAAATACAAATGCTTGTTGCAACAGATGTTGCTGCACGTGGTATAGATGTAGATGATATTACGCACGTAATAAACTACCAATTACCTGATGAAATAGAAACATACACACACCGTAGTGGACGTACTGGTAGAGCTGGTAAATCTGGTGTATCTATGGTTATTGTAACTCGTAGTGAGTTACGTAAAATAAAAGCCTTAGAGAGAAAGCTACAAACTGAATTTTTATCAAAAAAGATTCCAACCGGAATGGAAATTTGTGAAATTCAATTGCACCATTTAGCCAATAAAATTAAAGATACAGAGATTAATGATGAAGTAGAAAGCTACTTACCTGCTATTAATGAAATATTAGAAGGTGTAGATAAAGAAGATCTTATTAAAAAGATTGTATCTGTAGAGTTTACTCGTTTCTTTGATTACTACAACAAAACTAGAGACTTAAATGGCTCTGACCGTGGAGAAAGAGGAGATCGTGAGGAGCGTGGTAAAAACAAAGCAGAAATACCTACAAGTGGTTCTGTACGTTACTTTATTAATGTTGGTGAGCGTGATGATTACGATTGGATGACATTAAAAGATTTCTTAAGAAATACTGTTGGTCTTGGTAAAGAAGATGTTTTTAAAGTAGACGTAAAAGAGAGTTTCTCTTTCTTTAACACAGATGCAGAACATTCTGAAAAAGTATTAAGTACTTTTACTGAATTTAAGGTAGATGGCAGATTTGTTAATGTTGAAATCTCTAACAATCCTGGAGGCGGTGGTGGCCGTGGAAGAGGCGGTAGAGGTCGCGGAGACAGAGGCCGTTCTTCTTCTTCTCGTGGAGGAAGAGATAACAGAAGTGGCGGAGACAGAGGTCGTTCTCGTAACAGAGACAACAGAGGAAGCCGCGATAGTGGTGGAAGCTACGGAAACAAAAGAAGCAAAAGAAGATACTAA
- a CDS encoding carboxypeptidase-like regulatory domain-containing protein, which yields MNKYILLVFSLITFCGFSQDKKTKEKENEFTATIINAQTDEPMPSVHIVNLNQVKGTITDQEGKFTIPAVANDTLYLTYLGFKSQKIKITNDMLKFKDTKITLTELAFALEEVVVKPYQLTGFLEIDAKNVSLNDSYQYAISGLNTGYEAGNKNPSAVTKVLGAILNPADLLRNLFGKKPAQMRKLRQIKEDDRIRDLLAAKFDRETLTELLQLEKVDIEDILNNCNYSKSFIQTANDLQILDAISGCYEEYKVLNRKK from the coding sequence ATGAATAAATACATCCTACTTGTTTTTAGCTTAATTACATTCTGTGGATTTTCACAGGATAAAAAAACAAAAGAAAAAGAAAATGAGTTTACTGCAACCATTATAAATGCACAAACTGATGAACCTATGCCTAGCGTACACATTGTAAACCTTAACCAAGTAAAAGGTACAATTACAGATCAAGAAGGTAAGTTTACAATACCTGCAGTTGCCAACGATACACTTTACCTAACATACCTTGGTTTTAAATCTCAAAAAATTAAGATTACTAATGATATGCTTAAGTTTAAAGACACTAAAATTACCTTAACAGAACTTGCTTTTGCCCTAGAAGAAGTTGTTGTAAAACCATACCAATTAACAGGTTTTTTAGAAATAGATGCCAAAAACGTAAGTTTAAATGACTCTTACCAGTATGCAATTTCTGGACTAAACACAGGTTATGAAGCAGGTAACAAAAACCCAAGTGCTGTTACAAAAGTACTTGGTGCAATACTAAACCCTGCAGATTTACTCCGTAATTTATTTGGTAAAAAACCTGCGCAAATGCGTAAACTTCGTCAAATAAAAGAAGATGATCGTATTAGAGATTTACTAGCCGCAAAGTTTGACAGGGAAACACTAACAGAATTACTACAACTAGAAAAAGTAGATATTGAAGACATATTAAACAACTGTAATTACTCTAAATCTTTTATACAAACAGCTAATGACTTGCAAATTTTAGATGCCATTAGCGGCTGTTATGAAGAGTACAAGGTTTTAAACAGAAAAAAATAA
- a CDS encoding PH domain-containing protein gives MGLFNKILGNASEVSVEKLNEKYGRLLTDNEQVELGFKLFRDTFMFTNKRLILIDVQGLTGNKAEYRSMPYKSISRFSLETAGTFDLDAELKIWISSENLPSVSKKFNKSIDVYEVQKYLASKVM, from the coding sequence ATGGGGTTATTTAATAAAATACTTGGTAACGCAAGTGAAGTATCTGTAGAAAAATTAAATGAAAAATACGGAAGACTTCTAACAGATAATGAACAAGTAGAACTAGGATTTAAATTGTTTAGAGATACGTTTATGTTTACCAATAAGCGTTTAATATTAATAGATGTACAAGGCCTAACTGGCAACAAAGCAGAGTACAGATCTATGCCATACAAAAGCATCTCTAGATTCTCTTTAGAAACTGCAGGTACTTTTGATTTAGATGCCGAATTAAAAATTTGGATTTCTAGTGAAAACTTACCATCTGTAAGCAAAAAATTTAACAAAAGTATAGATGTTTACGAAGTACAAAAATATTTGGCAAGCAAAGTAATGTAA
- a CDS encoding sigma-54-dependent transcriptional regulator: protein MSKILVIEDEAAIRRVLVKILSEESDTYNVEEAEDGLKGIDAIKKNDYDLVLCDIKMPKMDGVEVLEAARKLKPELAFIMISGHGDLDTAVNTMRLGAFDYISKPPDLNRLLTTVRNALDRKNLVVENTKLKKKVSKNYQMIGESEGISLIKDMIEKVAPTDARVLITGSNGTGKELVAHWLHEKSPRSKAPFIEVNCAAIPSELIESELFGHVKGAFTSAVKDRAGKFEAANKGTIFLDEIGDMSLSAQAKVLRALQESKISRVGTDKDIKVDVRVVAATNKDLKKEIAEGNFREDLYHRLAVILIKVPALNDRREDIPLLITYFADKISKEQGTAKKVFSDKAVSLLKSYDWTGNIRELRNVVERLIILGGQEVTEEDVKLFASK from the coding sequence ATGTCAAAAATATTAGTAATAGAAGATGAAGCTGCAATACGCAGGGTTTTGGTAAAAATTTTATCAGAAGAAAGTGATACTTATAATGTTGAAGAGGCAGAAGACGGTTTAAAAGGTATAGATGCTATTAAAAAAAACGATTACGATTTAGTTTTGTGTGATATTAAAATGCCAAAAATGGATGGCGTAGAGGTATTAGAAGCTGCGCGTAAATTAAAACCAGAATTGGCTTTTATAATGATTTCTGGTCACGGAGATTTAGATACTGCAGTAAACACAATGCGTTTAGGTGCTTTTGATTATATATCTAAACCGCCAGACTTAAATAGGTTGCTAACAACAGTACGTAATGCATTAGATCGTAAAAATTTAGTTGTAGAAAATACTAAACTTAAGAAAAAGGTTAGTAAAAATTACCAAATGATAGGGGAGAGTGAGGGTATATCTTTAATTAAAGATATGATAGAAAAAGTAGCTCCTACAGATGCACGTGTTTTAATTACGGGGTCTAATGGTACCGGTAAAGAGCTAGTTGCGCATTGGTTGCATGAAAAAAGTCCGCGTAGCAAAGCACCATTTATAGAGGTAAACTGTGCCGCAATACCGTCAGAGTTGATAGAGAGTGAACTTTTTGGTCATGTTAAAGGTGCTTTTACATCTGCAGTTAAAGATAGAGCAGGTAAGTTTGAAGCGGCTAATAAAGGAACTATTTTTTTAGATGAAATAGGTGATATGAGTTTGTCTGCGCAAGCAAAAGTATTACGTGCTTTACAAGAAAGTAAAATATCTAGAGTTGGTACAGATAAAGATATAAAAGTAGATGTTAGAGTAGTAGCAGCTACTAACAAAGACCTAAAAAAGGAAATAGCAGAGGGTAATTTTAGAGAAGATTTATACCATAGACTAGCTGTTATACTTATAAAAGTACCTGCTTTAAATGACAGAAGAGAAGATATTCCTTTGTTAATAACATATTTTGCAGATAAAATAAGTAAAGAGCAAGGAACGGCTAAAAAAGTATTTTCTGATAAAGCAGTTTCATTGTTAAAAAGTTATGATTGGACAGGAAACATTAGAGAGCTACGCAATGTTGTAGAACGATTAATTATTTTAGGCGGACAAGAAGTTACAGAAGAAGATGTAAAACTATTTGCAAGTAAATAA